The region ATTTTCTCCTCCTCCATGCAATGCCATGAGCCTCCGTCACCGCCACCCAACACCGTCCCAGGAGACTCCACCATCGGAACGAGCCTTTAACATAATCCCAGTAGATACCCTCCTTGCTGACCACCCTTCCCTCCGTTTCCCAGAAGTTCGAGCCACCATCACCGCTCTTCGTGACGTTGGGAACCTCAGTTTACCACCCTCAGTGAGCCAATGGGAACCCCACATGGACCTCCTCGATTGGCTAGCTGCATTCTTTGGTTTCCAACGCGACAACGTTAGAAATCAACGGGAACACCTGGTCCTCCACTTAGCCAATACACAAATGCGCCAATCTGACAACATTGATTCCCTTGACCCTGTTGTCCTTCGCAGGTTTCGCCACAAACttctcaaaaattatgaaacttggTGTTCCTTTGTTGGCAAGAGATCCAAAGTGAAACTTGGCCATAATTCACACTCTGACACTGATCACCAGCGACGTCAGCTTCTTTATGTTTCTCTATATCTTCTTATCTGGGGTGAGTCTGCAAATCTTCGGTTTGTTCCAGAATGTATTTGCTTTATATTTCACCACCTAGCCATGGAACTCACTAATATTCTTGATGATCATATTGATAAATATACCGGCAAACCATTTCTACCTTCTGTTTCTGGAGAAAATGCTTACTTGAATAAGATTGTGAAGCCCATTTATAATACAATTAGTGGTGAGGTGGATAATAGTAAGAATGGGACTGCGCCGCATTCAGCATGGAGAAATTATGATGATATAAATGAGTATTTTTGGAGTAAGAGGTGCTTTCAAAAATTGAAATGGCCTATTGATCTAAATAGTAATTTTCTAGTGGCTGATAATAGAGGTGGTAAATGGATTGGAAAGACAGGGTTTGTAGAGCAGAGGTCTTTTTGGAACCTGTTTCGGAGTTTTGACAAGCTTTGGATAATGTTGATTTTGTTTTTCCAGGTTGGAGTTATTGTGGCTTGGGATGAGAAAGACTATGTGTGGCAATCACTTGAAAGTAAAGATGTTCAAGTGAAATGTTTGTCTGCCTTCATAACATGGAGTGCTTTGAGATTACTTCGGTCTATCCTTGATGCGCGAATGCAGCATAAAATAGTTTCAAGGGAGACTTTGGGGCCTGGTGTGAGGATGATATTAAAGATTGGTGTTGCTGCAGCTTGGATtcttgtttttgtgttttgttaCTGGAAGATGTGGAGTCATAGATATGATGACAAGAGGTGGTCAGCTAAGGCCAATGACTGGGTGACAAGATACTGTCAGGCTGCAGTTGTATATCTTATACCAGAGTTTCTGGCTATAATACTATTTCTGTTGCCATGGGTTAGAAATTTCATTGAGGAAACAGACTGGAAGGTCTTCTATGTGCTGTCTTGGTGGTTTCAGAGCCGGATTTATGTTGGTCGTGGCCTCAGGGAAGGTCTTGTGGATAATATTAAGTATACCATATTTTGGATTGTGGTGCTTGGTACAAAATTTTGCTTTAGTTACTATTTACAGATCAAACCCATGGTAGAACCTACACATGCCCTTATAAACAAGAAGAATGTGAAGTATGAATGGGACCAGATCTTTAAGAAAAACAACATTGCTGCAGTAGGGCTCCTGTGGCTTCCTGTCGTATTAATTTACCTCATGGACATACAGATTTGGTACTCCATTTATTCTTCATTTGTTGGTGTAGGAGTTGGACTATTCCAACACTTGGGCGAAATTCGGAACATGCAGCAGTTGAAGTTGAGATTCCAGTTCTTTGCAAGTGCAGTTCAGTTCAATCTCATGCCAAAGGAACATGTACTGAATGCAAGGGTTAATTTGATAACAAAGATTCAAGATGGCATTAACCGATTAAAGTTGAGGTACGGGCTTGGTCGCCCCTTTAAGAAGCTTGAATCTAATGAGACAGAAGCACAGAAATTCGAGTTGATGTGGAATGAGATCATAATGACGTTTAGGGAAGAAGATATTCTCAGTGATCAAGAGGTTGAACTGTTGGAGCTGCCAAAGAATACCTGGGACATCAGGGTTATCCGTTGGCCGTGTTTTCTCCTCCGCAATGAGTTGCTGCTGGCCCTTAGCCAGGCTAATGAGTTAGTTGATGCTCCTGACAAGTGGCTTTGGTATAAAATTCGCAAGCATGACTACAGGCGCTATGCTGTAATTGAGTCATATGACACTACAAAGCACCTCTTGCTGCAAATTGTCAAAGGAAACACTGAAGAGCATTCCATCATTACAGCTTTATTCCATGAGATTGATACTGCAATACAGTCGGAGACCCTCACGAAAAAATTCAGAATGACTGCTCTTCCCAAGATTCATGCCAAGTTGATTGCTCTACTTAGTCTTATAAACAAGCCAAAAAAAGACATCAGCAAAATGGTAAACACTCTACAGGCCCTTTATGAGGTTACTATTAGAGATTTCTACAGAGAGAAGAGGAGCACTGATCAGCTTAGAGTGGATGGCTTGGCTCCAAGCGAGAAACTTATAAGTGAAGGATTGCTTTTTGAGAATGCTATTGAGTTGCCAGATACAAACATTGATACTTTCTATTGCCAGGCTCGACGCTTGCACACCATTCTTACTTCTCGGGACTCCATGCAAAATGTCCCTAAAAATTTTGAAGCCAGACGGCGACTTGCCTTCTTTAGCAACTCTCTGTTTATGAACATGCCTCATGCTCCTCAAGTTGAGAAAATGAGAGCCTTCAGTGTTTTGACTCCTTATTACAATGAAGAAGTATTGTACAGCAAGGAAAACCTCCGAACAGAGAATGAAGATGGAATTACCactctatattacttgcaaacgaTATATGATGATGAGTGGGAAAATTTCTTACAGAGAATGAAGCGTGAAGGAATGGTAAACATTAATGAGATCTGGACAAGCAAGGTGAGAGATCTTCGTCTATGGGCATCATACAGAGGCCAAACACTGGCCCGTACTGTGAGAGGAATGATGTATTACTCTCGGGCTCTCAAGATGCTGGCTTTTCTTGACACTGCATCTGAGATGGACATTAGGGAAGGATCAAGGGAGCTTTATACAGTGAAGCATAGTAGCACCTCAAACAGCATGACCTTAGAAAAGTCATTATCTACCAGAAGTTTTAGTAGAGTAGATGATGTAACAAAGTCATTGTTTAAAGGACACGAATATGGAACTGCTTTGATGAAATACACTTACGTAATTGCCTGCCAGATATATGGCGCTCAGAAGGCCAAGAAGGACCCTCGTGCAGAAGACATTCTGTATCTAATGAAAAACAATGAGGCTCTTCGAGTGGCCTATGTTGATGAGGTTCCCCGCGGGAGAGATAATATGGAGTACTACTCTGTTCTAGTAAAGTATGATCAACAATTGAAAAAGGAAGTAGAGATTTACCGAGTTCAGTTGCCTGGTCCCTTAAAGCTTGGAGAGGGGAAACCGGAGAATCAAAACCATGCTTTTATCTTTACTAGGGGAGATGCTGTACAGACTATTGATATGAATCAAGACAACTACTTTGAGGAGGCACTCAAAATGCGTAATCTACTGGAAGAGTACAGACACTACTATGGTATCAGGAAGCCTACAATCTTGGGTGTTCGAGAACACATTTTCACTGCTTCTGTATCATCACTTGCTTGGTTCATGTCAGCTCAGGAGACTAGTTTTGTCACATTAGGACAACGTGTGTTGGCAGACCCTTTGAAAGTTCGCATGCATTATGGCCACCCGGATGTATTTGACAGGTTTTGGTTCTTAACTAGAGGTGGAATAAGCAAAGCCTCTAGGGTGATAAATATAAGTGAAGACATTTTTGCGGGGTTTAACTGCACTTTGCGTGGTGGGAATGTCACTCATCATGAGTACATACAGGTTGGGAAGGGAAGGGATGTGGGTTTAAATCAAATATCTATGTTTGAAGCCAAGGTTGCAAGTGGAAACGGTGAGCAAGTTCTCAGCAGAGATTTATATAGGTTAGGACATAGACTAGACTTCTTTAGGATGCTGTCATTCTTCTACACTACAGTAGGTTTTTATATGAATACATTGATAATAATCTTTACTGTTTATTCATTCCTCTGGGGTCGGCTCTATCTGGCTCTTAGCGGGATTGAGAAAGCTATGGTAGACGATGTAGCTAACAATACAGCGTTTGGTACAATATTGAACCAGCAGTTCCTATTACAGCTTGGAGTTTTCACTGCATTGCCAATGATAGTGGAGAACTCTCTGGAACTTGGGTTCCTTTCGGCCATTTGGGAGTTTATAACAATGCAACTCCAGCTTTCATCAGTATTCTTCACATTCTCCATGGGAACTCGTTCCCACTATTTTGGCAGAACTATTCTCCACGGTGGTGCAGAGTATAGGGCAACTGGTCGTGGTTTTGTTGTGGAACACAAGAGTTTTGCAGAGAATTATAGATTGTATGCGCGTAGCCACTTTATAAAGGCAATTGAGCTTGGGCTAATACTTATAATCTATGCTGCATACGGTGCTGTAGCCAAGGACACATTTGTGTACATAGTGTTGACCATATCAAGCTGGTTTATGGTAGTGTCATGGATCATGGCCCCATTCGTATTCAATCCTTCTGCATTTGATTGGTTAAAACTTGTATATGACTATGATGATTTCATGAACTGGATATGGTTCCGAGGTAGTGTTTTTGCCAAATCCGATCAGAGCTGGGAAAGATGGTGGTACGAGGAACAGGATCATCTAAAAACAACAGGGTTTTGGGGTAAAGTCCTGGAAGTAATATTAGACCTCCGGTTTTTCTTTTTCCAATATGGAATTGTATACCAGCTAGGAATATCTAGTGGGAGTCACAGTATAATTGTTTACCTGTTTTCTTGGATATATGCAGTAGTGGTTCTTGCAGTTTATTGTGCAGTGAGGTACGCTCAGGAAACATATGCCGAGAAAGAACATATATACTACAGATTATGTCAGTTGCAGATTATCATAGTGGTGATACTTCTGATTATCGGACTGTTGCAGTTTACAGAATTTGAATTTGTCGATATTTTCAGAAGTATGTTGGCACTTATTCCAACAGGCTGGGGAATAATATTGATTGCTCAAGTGTTTCGACCAAGTCTAGAGAACACCGAGATCTGGAGGATTATTGTATCTTTGGCTCGGGTTTACGACATAATGTTTGGAGTGATTGTGATGACTCCTGTGGCAGTTTTATCCTGGTTCCCTGGCTTCCAAGCCATGCAAACAAGAATTCTCTTTAATGATGCATTTACTAGAGGTCTCCAGATTTTTAAGATTGTCACTGCAAAAAAAAGCTAGAATCAATCTATGAACAGGTGTACAGTATTACCATCCCGTGTAGTTTTATGTATGAAAACCAAGTCATTTGTATACAAGTCATTATCGGCAAGTTTTTTCATCTAACATCCCTGTTCAACATTATAATTATGATTATAA is a window of Apium graveolens cultivar Ventura chromosome 11, ASM990537v1, whole genome shotgun sequence DNA encoding:
- the LOC141698358 gene encoding callose synthase 12-like, whose translation is MSLRHRHPTPSQETPPSERAFNIIPVDTLLADHPSLRFPEVRATITALRDVGNLSLPPSVSQWEPHMDLLDWLAAFFGFQRDNVRNQREHLVLHLANTQMRQSDNIDSLDPVVLRRFRHKLLKNYETWCSFVGKRSKVKLGHNSHSDTDHQRRQLLYVSLYLLIWGESANLRFVPECICFIFHHLAMELTNILDDHIDKYTGKPFLPSVSGENAYLNKIVKPIYNTISGEVDNSKNGTAPHSAWRNYDDINEYFWSKRCFQKLKWPIDLNSNFLVADNRGGKWIGKTGFVEQRSFWNLFRSFDKLWIMLILFFQVGVIVAWDEKDYVWQSLESKDVQVKCLSAFITWSALRLLRSILDARMQHKIVSRETLGPGVRMILKIGVAAAWILVFVFCYWKMWSHRYDDKRWSAKANDWVTRYCQAAVVYLIPEFLAIILFLLPWVRNFIEETDWKVFYVLSWWFQSRIYVGRGLREGLVDNIKYTIFWIVVLGTKFCFSYYLQIKPMVEPTHALINKKNVKYEWDQIFKKNNIAAVGLLWLPVVLIYLMDIQIWYSIYSSFVGVGVGLFQHLGEIRNMQQLKLRFQFFASAVQFNLMPKEHVLNARVNLITKIQDGINRLKLRYGLGRPFKKLESNETEAQKFELMWNEIIMTFREEDILSDQEVELLELPKNTWDIRVIRWPCFLLRNELLLALSQANELVDAPDKWLWYKIRKHDYRRYAVIESYDTTKHLLLQIVKGNTEEHSIITALFHEIDTAIQSETLTKKFRMTALPKIHAKLIALLSLINKPKKDISKMVNTLQALYEVTIRDFYREKRSTDQLRVDGLAPSEKLISEGLLFENAIELPDTNIDTFYCQARRLHTILTSRDSMQNVPKNFEARRRLAFFSNSLFMNMPHAPQVEKMRAFSVLTPYYNEEVLYSKENLRTENEDGITTLYYLQTIYDDEWENFLQRMKREGMVNINEIWTSKVRDLRLWASYRGQTLARTVRGMMYYSRALKMLAFLDTASEMDIREGSRELYTVKHSSTSNSMTLEKSLSTRSFSRVDDVTKSLFKGHEYGTALMKYTYVIACQIYGAQKAKKDPRAEDILYLMKNNEALRVAYVDEVPRGRDNMEYYSVLVKYDQQLKKEVEIYRVQLPGPLKLGEGKPENQNHAFIFTRGDAVQTIDMNQDNYFEEALKMRNLLEEYRHYYGIRKPTILGVREHIFTASVSSLAWFMSAQETSFVTLGQRVLADPLKVRMHYGHPDVFDRFWFLTRGGISKASRVINISEDIFAGFNCTLRGGNVTHHEYIQVGKGRDVGLNQISMFEAKVASGNGEQVLSRDLYRLGHRLDFFRMLSFFYTTVGFYMNTLIIIFTVYSFLWGRLYLALSGIEKAMVDDVANNTAFGTILNQQFLLQLGVFTALPMIVENSLELGFLSAIWEFITMQLQLSSVFFTFSMGTRSHYFGRTILHGGAEYRATGRGFVVEHKSFAENYRLYARSHFIKAIELGLILIIYAAYGAVAKDTFVYIVLTISSWFMVVSWIMAPFVFNPSAFDWLKLVYDYDDFMNWIWFRGSVFAKSDQSWERWWYEEQDHLKTTGFWGKVLEVILDLRFFFFQYGIVYQLGISSGSHSIIVYLFSWIYAVVVLAVYCAVRYAQETYAEKEHIYYRLCQLQIIIVVILLIIGLLQFTEFEFVDIFRSMLALIPTGWGIILIAQVFRPSLENTEIWRIIVSLARVYDIMFGVIVMTPVAVLSWFPGFQAMQTRILFNDAFTRGLQIFKIVTAKKS